The Mesobacillus jeotgali genome window below encodes:
- a CDS encoding HEAT repeat domain-containing protein, whose amino-acid sequence MIHDDIKFLLTVFEWLMGILLLLLFYLIARKAAEIRLRKKVEENKTKMNDKLLHSILTGDFLRSLQADTKAKKLAMEELLSHYSDILEGTEEKQNLNLLAETRLGEGYRRALSSYRWSTRMNALFHIEAFHMESVKEDIQAMLKRRRVTKEEKIKGLSFLAQIQDKEIYRLVTEEYKELSYLEYRNILSRLDEKSLEQFMLGYHSSQLQLKFAIIDLVGLKKNLAYLNFVESTFSNSSGEERVRALKALAAIGHTNNAKNFLPLLSSPNWEERMLSARLAGEMKCDEAIHGLVQLLQDPSWWVRSQAGQSITRFPQGKKILQQVIDSSSDSFAKDMAWEWMNKGVYQS is encoded by the coding sequence ATGATACACGATGATATCAAGTTTTTACTGACGGTCTTTGAGTGGCTGATGGGCATCCTTTTGTTATTGCTATTCTACCTGATCGCCAGGAAGGCCGCGGAGATTCGGCTTCGAAAAAAAGTCGAGGAAAATAAAACCAAGATGAATGATAAGCTCCTTCATTCCATCCTGACGGGAGATTTCCTGCGGTCATTACAGGCAGATACGAAAGCGAAAAAGCTGGCTATGGAAGAACTCCTCAGCCATTATTCGGACATCCTCGAAGGAACTGAAGAGAAGCAGAACCTGAATCTGCTGGCCGAAACCAGGCTGGGCGAGGGGTATCGAAGGGCTTTGTCAAGCTACAGATGGAGCACCAGAATGAATGCCCTTTTTCATATTGAGGCATTTCATATGGAAAGCGTAAAGGAAGACATTCAAGCCATGCTGAAGCGAAGAAGGGTGACGAAAGAGGAAAAAATAAAGGGATTGTCTTTTCTGGCTCAAATTCAGGATAAAGAAATATACAGATTAGTAACGGAAGAATATAAAGAACTTTCCTATCTGGAGTACAGAAACATCCTCTCCAGGCTTGATGAAAAAAGCCTGGAACAATTCATGCTCGGGTATCATTCCAGTCAGCTTCAATTAAAATTCGCCATCATTGATCTTGTAGGGTTGAAAAAGAACCTCGCCTACCTTAACTTTGTTGAATCTACTTTTTCCAACAGCAGTGGAGAGGAGCGGGTTCGGGCCTTGAAGGCTCTTGCAGCAATTGGCCATACCAACAATGCGAAAAATTTCCTCCCTTTATTGAGTTCGCCGAATTGGGAAGAACGGATGCTATCTGCTAGATTAGCTGGTGAAATGAAGTGTGATGAAGCCATTCATGGACTGGTACAGCTTCTCCAGGATCCATCATGGTGGGTGCGTTCCCAGGCAGGTCAATCCATCACTCGTTTCCCGCAAGGCAAAAAGATCCTTCAGCAGGTCATTGATTCAAGCAGCGATTCCTTTGCGAAAGACATGGCATGGGAATGGATGAATAAAGGAGTCTATCAATCATGA
- a CDS encoding diguanylate cyclase — MWKLAIEKYQNLLFEKMKAQISEWFDLNNTDVIKNEDVYSFLHSLKGTAGTIQLGGLYHLASKLLDQLELKSQEQWEKCELREFLFELVSLSYQYEHFKETDLKIAEPSDTELPVVQMVCEDISMLILMKEALEENGWMVMTSSDPEKALSLYYDLQPDCLVIDIDFTEIDGFQILENIQQHNHKQFVPKVILSTENNRLTRIKAYEMGADDFIGKPVNLEEFGVRIKRQLQRKQIFDESVLIDELTKVYNRRFLFDLLERYLKELERSNSVFSIALLDLDYFKNINDSYGHLTGDKVLEAFADFLKKNLRGSDIIFRYGGEEFVILLPRTNCQEAIDVINRILDQFRSMEFDEQGKTFHLSFSAGVYMVDNPAEASQDILKMADHALYEAKGKGRSRVQGANVSDQPANNILHVSVIDDDAIIRTLLVRVLQTIDTEKVELNIKSFENGEKFFESERLTEKGKHFLILDGVMPVMDGIEVLDKVKNSPQSSGVHVLMLTGRKSEYDIARALKLGADDYVTKPFSITELQARIQRLIKRMF; from the coding sequence GTGTGGAAATTGGCGATTGAAAAATACCAGAATCTCCTGTTTGAAAAGATGAAAGCACAGATTTCCGAATGGTTTGATTTGAACAATACAGATGTAATCAAAAACGAAGATGTTTATAGCTTTTTGCATTCATTGAAAGGTACGGCAGGAACAATCCAGTTAGGCGGGCTCTATCATCTTGCCTCAAAGCTTCTGGATCAGCTTGAATTGAAATCACAGGAACAATGGGAAAAGTGCGAGCTGAGGGAATTTCTGTTCGAACTCGTCAGCCTGAGTTATCAGTACGAACATTTCAAGGAAACAGACTTGAAAATAGCTGAACCATCGGATACTGAACTTCCTGTCGTACAAATGGTTTGTGAGGATATCTCGATGCTGATCCTCATGAAAGAAGCACTGGAGGAGAATGGCTGGATGGTGATGACGAGTTCAGACCCGGAGAAAGCACTCTCACTCTATTATGACCTTCAACCAGATTGTCTGGTCATCGATATCGACTTTACTGAAATAGACGGGTTTCAGATTTTAGAGAACATCCAGCAGCATAATCATAAACAATTTGTTCCGAAAGTGATCCTCAGCACTGAAAATAACCGTCTAACGAGAATCAAGGCATATGAAATGGGAGCTGATGACTTTATTGGCAAGCCTGTTAACTTGGAAGAATTCGGTGTCCGGATCAAGAGGCAATTGCAGAGAAAGCAAATCTTTGACGAATCTGTCCTGATTGATGAATTGACAAAGGTGTATAATAGAAGATTTCTATTCGATTTACTTGAGCGTTATTTAAAAGAGCTGGAGCGGTCAAATAGTGTATTCTCGATCGCCCTTTTGGACCTCGATTATTTTAAAAATATAAATGACTCATATGGTCATCTCACCGGTGATAAAGTGCTCGAAGCTTTTGCTGACTTTTTGAAAAAAAACCTTAGAGGCAGCGATATTATCTTCCGATATGGAGGAGAGGAATTTGTCATCCTGCTTCCAAGGACAAACTGCCAAGAAGCAATCGACGTGATCAACCGGATTTTGGATCAATTTAGGTCAATGGAGTTTGACGAACAAGGCAAAACTTTTCATCTCAGCTTTTCGGCAGGGGTCTATATGGTAGATAATCCGGCCGAAGCAAGCCAGGATATCCTGAAAATGGCCGACCATGCCCTTTACGAAGCAAAGGGAAAAGGACGTTCAAGAGTCCAGGGGGCCAATGTATCCGATCAGCCCGCAAATAACATTCTCCATGTATCTGTCATTGATGATGATGCGATTATCCGTACGCTACTGGTCAGGGTCCTCCAAACGATTGATACCGAAAAAGTAGAGTTAAATATCAAATCCTTTGAAAATGGAGAGAAGTTTTTTGAATCAGAGCGTCTCACCGAGAAGGGCAAGCATTTTCTCATTCTCGATGGTGTCATGCCTGTCATGGATGGAATCGAGGTTTTGGACAAGGTTAAAAATAGTCCTCAATCCAGCGGGGTCCATGTCCTGATGCTAACTGGCAGAAAGTCGGAATATGATATCGCTCGGGCATTGAAGCTTGGTGCTGATGATTATGTGACAAAGCCTTTCAGCATAACGGAACTGCAGGCAAGAATCCAAAGGCTGATCAAAAGGATGTTTTAG